In Canis lupus familiaris isolate Mischka breed German Shepherd chromosome 24, alternate assembly UU_Cfam_GSD_1.0, whole genome shotgun sequence, a single genomic region encodes these proteins:
- the TFAP2C gene encoding transcription factor AP-2 gamma isoform X1 codes for MLWKITDNVKYEEDCEDRHDASSNGNPRLPHLSSAGQHLYSPAPPLSHTGVAEYQPPPYFPPPYQQLAYSQSADPYSHLGEAYAAAINPLHQPAPTGSQQQAWPGRQGQEGAGLPSHHGRPAGLLPHLSGLEGGAMSARRDAYRRSDLLLPHAHALDAAGLAENLGLHDMAHQMEEVQNVDDQHLLLHDQTVIRKGPISMTKNPLSLPCQKELVGAVMNPSEVFCSVPGRLSLLSSTSKYKVTVAEVQRRLSPPECLNASLLGGVLRRAKSKNGGRSLREKLDKIGLNLPAGRRKAAHVTLLTSLVEGEAVHLARDFAYVCEAEFPSKPVAEYLTRPHLGGRNEMTSRKNMLLAAQQVCKEFTDLLNQDRTPNGNNRPTPVLETNIQNCLSHFSLITHGFGSQAICAAVSAVQNYIKEALIVIDKSYMNPGDQSPADSSKTLEKMEKHRK; via the exons ATGTTGTGGAAAATAACCGATAATGTCAAGTATGAAGAGGACTGCGAG gaTCGCCACGACGCGAGCAGCAATGGGAACCCGcgcctcccccacctctcctccgCCGGGCAGCACCTCTACAGCCCCGCGCCACCCCTCTCCCATACTGGAGTCGCCGAATACCAGCCCCCGCCCTACTTTCCACCGCCCTACCAGCAGCTGGCCTACTCGCAGTCGGCCGACCCCTACTCGCACCTGGGCGAAGCTTACGCCGCTGCCATCAACCCCCTGCACCAGCCGGCGCCCACCGGCAGCCAGCAGCAGGCCTGGCCGGGCCGCCAGGGCCAGGAGGGGGCTGGCCTGCCCTCGCACCACGGGCGCCCCGCCGGCCTGCTCCCCCACCTCTCCGGGCTGGAGGGTGGTGCCATGAGTGCCCGCAGGGATGCCTACCGCCGCTCCGACCTGCTGTTGCCCCACGCGCACGCCCTGGATGCCGCGGGCCTGGCCGAGAACCTGGGACTCCACGACATGGCTCACCAGATGGAGGAGGTGCAG AATGTTGACGACCAGCACTTGCTCCTGCACGACCAGACTGTTATTCGCAAAG GTCCTATTTCAATGACCAAGAACCCCCTGAGTCTCCCTTGTCAGAAGGAACTGGTGGGGGCTGTGATGAATCCCAGCGAGGTCTTCTGCTCCGTCCCTGGAAGATTGTCCCTCCTCAGCTCTACGTCTAAATACAAAGTGACAGTCGCTGAGGTCCAGAGGCGATTGTCCCCGCCTGAGTGCTTAAATGCCTCATTACTGGGAGGTGTTCTCAGAAG AGCCAAATCTAAAAATGGAGGCCGGTCCTTGCGGGAGAAGTTGGACAAAATTGGGTTGAATCTCCCAGCCGGGAGGCGGAAAGCTGCTCATGTCACCCTCCTGACGTCCTTAGTAGAAG GTGAGGCTGTTCATTTGGCTCGGGATTTTGCATATGTCTGTGAAGCAGAATTTCCTAGTAAACCAGTGGCTGAATATCTCACGAGACCTCATCTTGGAGGGCGGAATGAGATGACCTCTAGGAAGAACATGCTGTTGGCTGCACA GCAGGTGTGTAAAGAATTCACAGACCTTCTCAATCAAGACCGAACCCCCAACGGGAACAACCGGCCCACCCCGGTCTTGGAGACGAACATACAGAACTGCTTGTCTCATTTCAGCCTGATTACCCACGGGTTTGGCAGCCAGGCCATCTGTGCCGCTGTGTCTGCTGTGCAGAACTACATAAAAGAAGCCCTGATAGTCATAGACAAATCCTATAtgaatcctggagaccagagtcCAGCTGATTCCAGCAAAACCCTGGAGAAAATGGAGAAGCACAGAAAATGA
- the TFAP2C gene encoding transcription factor AP-2 gamma isoform X2 — protein sequence MCGLVSERPPPRGHRLPISSPAPDLGSAWPKAWGSDLALRAASGIAGPRPSPPAVEDAFPQDRHDASSNGNPRLPHLSSAGQHLYSPAPPLSHTGVAEYQPPPYFPPPYQQLAYSQSADPYSHLGEAYAAAINPLHQPAPTGSQQQAWPGRQGQEGAGLPSHHGRPAGLLPHLSGLEGGAMSARRDAYRRSDLLLPHAHALDAAGLAENLGLHDMAHQMEEVQNVDDQHLLLHDQTVIRKGPISMTKNPLSLPCQKELVGAVMNPSEVFCSVPGRLSLLSSTSKYKVTVAEVQRRLSPPECLNASLLGGVLRRAKSKNGGRSLREKLDKIGLNLPAGRRKAAHVTLLTSLVEGEAVHLARDFAYVCEAEFPSKPVAEYLTRPHLGGRNEMTSRKNMLLAAQQVCKEFTDLLNQDRTPNGNNRPTPVLETNIQNCLSHFSLITHGFGSQAICAAVSAVQNYIKEALIVIDKSYMNPGDQSPADSSKTLEKMEKHRK from the exons ATGTGCGGGCTGGTGAGCGAGCGGCCTCCGCCCCGAGGTCACCGCCTGCCGATCTCCTCGCCCGCCCCGGACCTGGGCTCGGCCTGGCCCAAGGCCTGGGGTTCGGACTTGGCGCTTCGGGCCGCCTCGGGCATCGCAGGGCCCCGGCCTTCGCCGCCGGCCGTGGAGGACGCGTTCCCCCAG gaTCGCCACGACGCGAGCAGCAATGGGAACCCGcgcctcccccacctctcctccgCCGGGCAGCACCTCTACAGCCCCGCGCCACCCCTCTCCCATACTGGAGTCGCCGAATACCAGCCCCCGCCCTACTTTCCACCGCCCTACCAGCAGCTGGCCTACTCGCAGTCGGCCGACCCCTACTCGCACCTGGGCGAAGCTTACGCCGCTGCCATCAACCCCCTGCACCAGCCGGCGCCCACCGGCAGCCAGCAGCAGGCCTGGCCGGGCCGCCAGGGCCAGGAGGGGGCTGGCCTGCCCTCGCACCACGGGCGCCCCGCCGGCCTGCTCCCCCACCTCTCCGGGCTGGAGGGTGGTGCCATGAGTGCCCGCAGGGATGCCTACCGCCGCTCCGACCTGCTGTTGCCCCACGCGCACGCCCTGGATGCCGCGGGCCTGGCCGAGAACCTGGGACTCCACGACATGGCTCACCAGATGGAGGAGGTGCAG AATGTTGACGACCAGCACTTGCTCCTGCACGACCAGACTGTTATTCGCAAAG GTCCTATTTCAATGACCAAGAACCCCCTGAGTCTCCCTTGTCAGAAGGAACTGGTGGGGGCTGTGATGAATCCCAGCGAGGTCTTCTGCTCCGTCCCTGGAAGATTGTCCCTCCTCAGCTCTACGTCTAAATACAAAGTGACAGTCGCTGAGGTCCAGAGGCGATTGTCCCCGCCTGAGTGCTTAAATGCCTCATTACTGGGAGGTGTTCTCAGAAG AGCCAAATCTAAAAATGGAGGCCGGTCCTTGCGGGAGAAGTTGGACAAAATTGGGTTGAATCTCCCAGCCGGGAGGCGGAAAGCTGCTCATGTCACCCTCCTGACGTCCTTAGTAGAAG GTGAGGCTGTTCATTTGGCTCGGGATTTTGCATATGTCTGTGAAGCAGAATTTCCTAGTAAACCAGTGGCTGAATATCTCACGAGACCTCATCTTGGAGGGCGGAATGAGATGACCTCTAGGAAGAACATGCTGTTGGCTGCACA GCAGGTGTGTAAAGAATTCACAGACCTTCTCAATCAAGACCGAACCCCCAACGGGAACAACCGGCCCACCCCGGTCTTGGAGACGAACATACAGAACTGCTTGTCTCATTTCAGCCTGATTACCCACGGGTTTGGCAGCCAGGCCATCTGTGCCGCTGTGTCTGCTGTGCAGAACTACATAAAAGAAGCCCTGATAGTCATAGACAAATCCTATAtgaatcctggagaccagagtcCAGCTGATTCCAGCAAAACCCTGGAGAAAATGGAGAAGCACAGAAAATGA
- the TFAP2C gene encoding transcription factor AP-2 gamma isoform X3 — protein MGRRSDPGEAGEGRRLRRDWGSRRGIPAFKAEVSDRHDASSNGNPRLPHLSSAGQHLYSPAPPLSHTGVAEYQPPPYFPPPYQQLAYSQSADPYSHLGEAYAAAINPLHQPAPTGSQQQAWPGRQGQEGAGLPSHHGRPAGLLPHLSGLEGGAMSARRDAYRRSDLLLPHAHALDAAGLAENLGLHDMAHQMEEVQNVDDQHLLLHDQTVIRKGPISMTKNPLSLPCQKELVGAVMNPSEVFCSVPGRLSLLSSTSKYKVTVAEVQRRLSPPECLNASLLGGVLRRAKSKNGGRSLREKLDKIGLNLPAGRRKAAHVTLLTSLVEGEAVHLARDFAYVCEAEFPSKPVAEYLTRPHLGGRNEMTSRKNMLLAAQQVCKEFTDLLNQDRTPNGNNRPTPVLETNIQNCLSHFSLITHGFGSQAICAAVSAVQNYIKEALIVIDKSYMNPGDQSPADSSKTLEKMEKHRK, from the exons ATGGGCCGGCGCTCCGACCCGGGCgaggccggggaggggaggcGTCTGCGGAGGGATTGGGGCTCGCGCCGCGGGATCCCAGCCTTCAAAGCTGAAGTCTCC gaTCGCCACGACGCGAGCAGCAATGGGAACCCGcgcctcccccacctctcctccgCCGGGCAGCACCTCTACAGCCCCGCGCCACCCCTCTCCCATACTGGAGTCGCCGAATACCAGCCCCCGCCCTACTTTCCACCGCCCTACCAGCAGCTGGCCTACTCGCAGTCGGCCGACCCCTACTCGCACCTGGGCGAAGCTTACGCCGCTGCCATCAACCCCCTGCACCAGCCGGCGCCCACCGGCAGCCAGCAGCAGGCCTGGCCGGGCCGCCAGGGCCAGGAGGGGGCTGGCCTGCCCTCGCACCACGGGCGCCCCGCCGGCCTGCTCCCCCACCTCTCCGGGCTGGAGGGTGGTGCCATGAGTGCCCGCAGGGATGCCTACCGCCGCTCCGACCTGCTGTTGCCCCACGCGCACGCCCTGGATGCCGCGGGCCTGGCCGAGAACCTGGGACTCCACGACATGGCTCACCAGATGGAGGAGGTGCAG AATGTTGACGACCAGCACTTGCTCCTGCACGACCAGACTGTTATTCGCAAAG GTCCTATTTCAATGACCAAGAACCCCCTGAGTCTCCCTTGTCAGAAGGAACTGGTGGGGGCTGTGATGAATCCCAGCGAGGTCTTCTGCTCCGTCCCTGGAAGATTGTCCCTCCTCAGCTCTACGTCTAAATACAAAGTGACAGTCGCTGAGGTCCAGAGGCGATTGTCCCCGCCTGAGTGCTTAAATGCCTCATTACTGGGAGGTGTTCTCAGAAG AGCCAAATCTAAAAATGGAGGCCGGTCCTTGCGGGAGAAGTTGGACAAAATTGGGTTGAATCTCCCAGCCGGGAGGCGGAAAGCTGCTCATGTCACCCTCCTGACGTCCTTAGTAGAAG GTGAGGCTGTTCATTTGGCTCGGGATTTTGCATATGTCTGTGAAGCAGAATTTCCTAGTAAACCAGTGGCTGAATATCTCACGAGACCTCATCTTGGAGGGCGGAATGAGATGACCTCTAGGAAGAACATGCTGTTGGCTGCACA GCAGGTGTGTAAAGAATTCACAGACCTTCTCAATCAAGACCGAACCCCCAACGGGAACAACCGGCCCACCCCGGTCTTGGAGACGAACATACAGAACTGCTTGTCTCATTTCAGCCTGATTACCCACGGGTTTGGCAGCCAGGCCATCTGTGCCGCTGTGTCTGCTGTGCAGAACTACATAAAAGAAGCCCTGATAGTCATAGACAAATCCTATAtgaatcctggagaccagagtcCAGCTGATTCCAGCAAAACCCTGGAGAAAATGGAGAAGCACAGAAAATGA